From one Coriobacteriia bacterium genomic stretch:
- a CDS encoding CDP-alcohol phosphatidyltransferase, with amino-acid sequence MSERIPDAPRRSMLAFAGELPNLVSLAGLLCALLGIYFAIQGNFAAAMIGLVWAIAFDWFDGRIARGMAGRSDKQREYGAQLDSLIDVVSFGVAPAVVLLSLGHFSPWFLPGAFVALGASVTRLAYFNIFGLAEDGTYRGLALDNNVILLIAAFALQPLMSGRVFAMGVYALILVLAALNISPIRTPKFAGGWYYAVVAYALAMTALFTLRLLQAA; translated from the coding sequence ATGAGCGAGAGAATCCCGGACGCGCCGCGCCGCTCGATGTTGGCGTTCGCCGGCGAGCTCCCCAACCTCGTCTCGCTTGCGGGGCTGCTCTGTGCGTTGCTCGGCATCTACTTCGCGATTCAGGGCAACTTTGCAGCGGCGATGATCGGGCTCGTGTGGGCCATCGCGTTCGACTGGTTCGACGGGCGCATTGCGCGCGGCATGGCGGGCCGCTCCGACAAGCAACGCGAATACGGCGCGCAGCTCGACTCGCTCATCGACGTCGTGAGCTTCGGGGTCGCCCCGGCCGTGGTGCTGCTGTCGCTCGGCCACTTTTCGCCGTGGTTTCTGCCCGGCGCCTTCGTGGCACTTGGTGCAAGCGTGACGCGCCTGGCGTACTTCAACATCTTCGGTCTCGCCGAGGATGGCACCTACCGAGGGCTCGCGCTCGACAACAACGTCATCCTGCTGATCGCCGCTTTCGCGCTGCAGCCGCTCATGAGCGGGCGCGTCTTCGCGATGGGGGTGTACGCGCTGATCCTCGTACTCGCGGCGCTCAACATCTCGCCGATCCGCACGCCCAAGTTCGCGGGCGGATGGTACTACGCGGTCGTCGCCTATGCGTTGGCGATGACGGCGCTGTTCACGCTTCGGTTGCTCCAAGCGGCGTAG
- a CDS encoding histidinol-phosphate aminotransferase family protein — protein MGTHAAARAAREIEYEALQSEHGGYWRHGFTDHAYLYNLHFPPQSLFDSFGAQLHELVLNYPVAQDVVAGLVGELIGQPAERIVVGNGAAELIKILSGTIATKLIIPTPSFNEYANAAAPGAAVEFGLDAPSFTLDVERFAAEAIACGADVAVVISPNNPTSLLVPRADLLRLTDLLAPHDCLLVVDESFIDFAAKGARESVERDLANHANLAVMKSMSKAYGICGLRIGYFATANAELAARMRDGLHIWNLNGFAESFLRIAPEIREEFVLSCDVVAVERDVFFEHLHRIPGLTSYRPDANYIFCRLPDDGPTGPEIAHTLFVEDNIYLKHCAGKTMPEADRYVRIASRTHPENERLVEALKRALNAGTRR, from the coding sequence ATCGGCACACATGCCGCCGCGCGAGCGGCACGCGAGATCGAGTACGAGGCGCTCCAGTCCGAGCATGGCGGTTACTGGCGCCACGGTTTCACCGACCACGCGTACCTCTACAACCTGCACTTTCCGCCGCAGTCGCTCTTCGACTCGTTCGGCGCCCAGCTGCACGAACTCGTCCTCAACTACCCGGTCGCGCAAGACGTCGTGGCGGGGCTTGTCGGCGAACTGATCGGCCAGCCTGCCGAGCGCATCGTCGTGGGCAATGGCGCCGCCGAGCTCATCAAGATCCTCTCGGGCACCATCGCGACCAAGCTCATCATCCCCACACCGTCGTTCAACGAGTACGCGAACGCCGCAGCGCCGGGTGCCGCCGTCGAGTTCGGGCTCGACGCGCCGTCGTTCACGCTGGACGTCGAACGCTTCGCCGCCGAGGCGATCGCATGCGGGGCCGATGTCGCGGTCGTCATCTCGCCCAACAACCCGACCTCGCTTCTCGTCCCGCGCGCCGACCTTCTGCGCCTCACCGACCTGCTGGCCCCGCACGACTGTCTGCTCGTTGTCGACGAGTCGTTCATCGACTTCGCCGCAAAGGGCGCGCGCGAATCCGTGGAGCGGGACCTTGCGAACCACGCCAACCTCGCCGTCATGAAGAGCATGAGCAAGGCGTACGGCATCTGCGGGCTGCGTATCGGCTACTTCGCGACCGCCAACGCCGAACTCGCCGCGCGCATGCGCGACGGTCTGCACATCTGGAACCTCAACGGCTTCGCCGAGTCGTTCCTTCGCATCGCACCGGAGATTCGCGAGGAGTTCGTGCTGAGCTGTGACGTCGTGGCCGTTGAGCGTGACGTCTTCTTCGAGCACCTGCACCGGATTCCGGGCCTGACGTCGTATCGGCCGGACGCCAACTACATCTTCTGCCGGCTGCCCGACGACGGGCCGACGGGGCCCGAGATCGCACATACGCTCTTCGTCGAGGACAACATCTACCTCAAGCACTGTGCCGGCAAGACGATGCCCGAAGCCGACCGCTACGTACGCATCGCCAGCCGCACGCACCCGGAAAACGAGCGTTTGGTCGAGGCGCTCAAGCGGGCGCTGAACGCAGGGACCCGCCGATGA
- a CDS encoding phosphocholine cytidylyltransferase family protein: protein MSHLRDARNERPRTALLLAAGMGSRLAPLTDSTAKCMVGLSGIPILERLLRTLSSYGFTRLVIVVGHESESIQDYLGERSGDIQIDYVTSSRYRTTNNIYSLWLARHVIDEPFLLIESDLVFDESLLEGMLKPDRIAISRQLPWMNGTTVTLGGGPGISAFCLGEMSRPDATHYKTVNIYSFARKTWQAVCERLDSYINARRTGDYYESVFAEMIADGSLALSPVLFDSGSWYEIDTLADLAAAELVFPRHSAMMKARAKSVLAGAAG, encoded by the coding sequence ATGTCTCACTTACGTGACGCTCGCAACGAGCGTCCCCGCACGGCCCTGCTGCTCGCTGCCGGAATGGGCAGCCGGCTCGCGCCGCTCACCGACTCGACCGCCAAGTGCATGGTGGGCCTGAGCGGGATCCCGATTCTCGAGCGCCTCCTCCGCACCCTCTCGAGCTACGGGTTCACCCGTCTCGTCATCGTCGTGGGGCACGAATCCGAGTCGATACAGGACTACCTCGGCGAGCGCTCGGGCGACATCCAGATCGACTACGTCACGAGTTCGCGCTACCGCACCACCAACAACATCTACAGCCTCTGGCTCGCGCGCCACGTCATCGACGAGCCGTTCCTACTCATCGAAAGCGACCTGGTCTTCGACGAGTCGCTGCTTGAAGGCATGCTCAAGCCCGACCGCATCGCGATATCGCGCCAGTTGCCGTGGATGAACGGCACCACGGTCACGCTCGGTGGCGGTCCAGGCATCAGCGCGTTCTGCCTCGGTGAGATGAGCCGACCGGACGCGACGCACTACAAGACGGTCAACATCTATAGCTTTGCGCGCAAGACGTGGCAGGCGGTGTGTGAGCGGCTCGACTCCTACATCAACGCACGACGCACCGGCGACTACTACGAGTCCGTCTTCGCCGAGATGATCGCCGACGGCAGCCTCGCGCTCTCGCCGGTGTTGTTCGACTCCGGCAGCTGGTATGAGATCGACACGCTCGCCGACCTCGCCGCGGCCGAGCTGGTCTTCCCGCGGCACTCCGCGATGATGAAGGCACGCGCGAAATCAGTGCTCGCCGGAGCCGCAGGGTGA
- a CDS encoding MBL fold metallo-hydrolase, whose product MTNTTGLPMGAVHIAGDTYMVPGLTNSGFVDGLVIDTPPEAECYDGVAIDRLAITHGHADHFAAGSVLREHGATVVAARDDAALVENPDINIRGMFSWAKPGDMLITKLFLGVPCKVDALVEDWRDRRATPVALPGHTLGHTAFLTRDGVLFTGDALYQEPLWSKHPLPYAIDPDMVARSLASIRELEFEWLVPGHGRLANREETLADIDFHLAQIDAIQELLLTELRTPHTTEEAIALVSRRRGLSANPAGYWLAVTTVKGYLGDLLGRGLLEFSVVDHAGVWRTAENPAP is encoded by the coding sequence ATGACGAACACGACCGGGCTGCCCATGGGGGCGGTTCACATCGCAGGCGACACCTATATGGTTCCGGGTCTGACGAACTCAGGGTTCGTGGACGGGCTCGTCATCGACACCCCGCCGGAGGCCGAATGCTACGACGGCGTCGCCATCGACCGGCTCGCCATCACGCACGGACATGCGGACCACTTCGCGGCCGGCTCGGTGCTGCGCGAACACGGCGCCACGGTTGTCGCAGCCCGCGACGACGCCGCGCTCGTCGAGAACCCCGACATCAACATCCGCGGCATGTTCAGCTGGGCCAAGCCCGGTGACATGCTCATCACGAAGCTCTTCCTCGGCGTGCCGTGCAAGGTCGACGCACTTGTGGAGGACTGGCGTGACCGCCGAGCAACGCCGGTCGCCCTCCCGGGTCACACGCTCGGACACACCGCGTTCCTCACACGCGACGGCGTGCTGTTCACCGGCGACGCGCTCTACCAGGAGCCGCTGTGGAGCAAGCACCCGCTCCCCTACGCGATCGACCCCGACATGGTCGCGCGCTCGCTCGCGAGCATCCGCGAGCTTGAGTTCGAGTGGCTGGTGCCGGGACACGGCAGGCTGGCGAACCGCGAGGAGACGCTTGCCGATATCGACTTCCACCTCGCGCAGATCGACGCAATCCAGGAACTGCTGCTCACCGAGTTGCGCACGCCCCACACCACCGAGGAGGCAATCGCGCTGGTCTCTCGCAGACGAGGCCTCAGCGCCAACCCGGCCGGCTACTGGCTGGCAGTGACGACGGTCAAGGGGTACCTCGGCGACCTGCTCGGTAGGGGGCTTCTCGAGTTCTCGGTCGTGGACCACGCCGGGGTCTGGCGCACCGCCGAAAACCCCGCGCCGTAG
- a CDS encoding alpha/beta fold hydrolase gives MAKWLALSGIGVGSVGIFFGFYYLFGGQPEMGIAIVAATTVGVVGVLAWIRHVFFHAEDAKRLGWESDRPDWAWEVGYANLGFAFMAILAVALRMGPVAQGLTIAGYALYLAQAGLLHGYRYFTDEVKVPARLWRSCVATLLFAGVMGYFAFAAVNLPNGKVVDVEPTSAKPSAAQPAGVMHVKVGDMSVGYKTVGPTSADPATKAALPLVLIMGSSGTMDTWSPELISLLARDRKVIVFDNRGMGETDNPMGAYPFSQLADDTAGLIQAVAGGKADVLGWSMGGKAALDLAVRHPEVVGKLISYAGDAGGTKSLPPTAAAIKVLMDTSADPRTRGMELLALLFPESYRTAHPDYMRTYPIPKEQMLPQEIDLQNTAITDWAGVWDKLGTITSPTLIVTGLEDQFSPAKNADMLVAAIPGAELAAFNGAGHGLMYQDPVALGDAVASFLNK, from the coding sequence ATGGCGAAGTGGCTCGCACTGTCGGGGATCGGTGTCGGTTCGGTCGGCATCTTCTTCGGCTTCTACTACCTGTTCGGCGGACAGCCTGAGATGGGGATCGCCATCGTGGCGGCGACCACCGTCGGTGTGGTTGGCGTGCTGGCGTGGATCCGTCACGTGTTCTTCCACGCCGAAGACGCCAAGCGACTCGGCTGGGAGTCAGACCGCCCCGATTGGGCGTGGGAGGTCGGCTATGCGAATCTCGGCTTCGCCTTCATGGCGATTCTCGCGGTCGCATTGAGGATGGGCCCGGTCGCGCAAGGGCTCACGATCGCGGGCTATGCGCTGTACCTCGCTCAAGCGGGCCTTCTTCACGGCTATCGCTACTTCACCGACGAGGTGAAGGTCCCGGCCCGCCTCTGGCGCAGCTGCGTCGCGACGCTGCTGTTCGCGGGAGTGATGGGGTACTTCGCGTTCGCGGCAGTGAACCTGCCAAATGGAAAGGTGGTCGACGTGGAACCGACATCTGCCAAGCCGAGCGCGGCGCAGCCCGCTGGCGTGATGCACGTGAAGGTTGGAGACATGTCCGTCGGCTACAAGACGGTCGGCCCGACGTCGGCTGACCCCGCGACAAAGGCCGCGTTGCCGCTCGTGCTGATCATGGGGTCGAGCGGCACCATGGACACGTGGTCGCCCGAACTGATCTCACTGCTCGCGCGCGACCGCAAGGTCATCGTCTTCGACAACCGCGGTATGGGCGAGACCGATAACCCGATGGGCGCCTATCCGTTCTCGCAACTCGCCGATGACACGGCCGGACTGATTCAGGCGGTCGCCGGCGGCAAGGCGGACGTTCTCGGCTGGTCCATGGGCGGTAAGGCTGCACTCGACCTAGCTGTGCGGCACCCCGAGGTGGTGGGCAAGCTCATCTCCTACGCCGGTGACGCCGGCGGCACGAAGTCGCTGCCGCCCACCGCCGCCGCGATCAAAGTGCTCATGGACACGTCGGCGGATCCGCGTACGCGAGGCATGGAGCTGCTCGCGCTGCTGTTCCCCGAGTCGTACCGCACGGCGCACCCGGATTACATGCGCACCTACCCCATCCCCAAGGAGCAGATGCTGCCTCAGGAGATCGACCTGCAGAACACGGCAATCACCGACTGGGCGGGCGTGTGGGACAAGCTCGGCACGATCACGAGTCCCACGCTCATCGTGACCGGCCTCGAGGACCAGTTCTCCCCTGCCAAGAACGCCGACATGCTGGTTGCCGCGATCCCGGGGGCGGAGCTCGCGGCGTTCAACGGTGCGGGGCACGGCCTCATGTATCAGGACCCGGTGGCCCTGGGCGACGCGGTCGCGAGCTTCCTCAACAAGTAG